Within Cystobacter ferrugineus, the genomic segment CCCGGCGGGGGGACGGGCTGCGCACGCGCCCGGGTTGAGATAAGAGGAACGCCCTTCGCGCGGCCCCGCCGCCCGTCAGTCCTTGGAGCTGCTCACATGTACCGTCCCCGACTTCTGATCGATGGCGACACCCTCCGCCTGGAGGAAATCCTCCAGGTCGCCCACAACGAGGCGACCGTGGAACTCTCCCCCGAGGCGGAAGCGTGTGTACGGGCCTCGCGTGATCTCGTGGAGCGCGTGGCCGCCGGAGACGCGCCCGCCTATGGCATCAACACCGGCTTTGGCACCCTGGCCGAGGTGCGCATCGACAAGAAGGACTTGTCGGAGCTGCAGCGCAATCTCATCCTCTCGCACGCCGCCGGTGTGGGCACGCCCATGTCCCTGCCCGAGGCGCGCGCCCTGCTGCTCTTGCGCTGCAACGTGCTCGCCAAGGGCTTCTCCGGCATCCGCCTGGAGACGCTCAAGCTCGCCCTGGACATGCTCAACAAGGACGTGGTGCCGGTGGTGCCCGAGCGCGGCAGCGTGGGCGCCTCGGGAGACCTGGCGCCGCTGGCGCACCTGGCGCTCGTCTTCATCGGCGAGGGCGAGGCCTTCTACCAGGGCCAGCGGATGCCGGCCCGTCAGGCGCTGGAGCGCGCCGGCCTCAAGCCCGTGGTGCTCGAGGCCAAGGAAGGCCTGGCGCTCGTCAATGGCACCCAGGCCATGTGCGCCGTGGGCACGCTGCTGCAACTGCGCGCCGAGTCGCTCGCCCAGGTGGCCGACATCGCCGGCTCCATGACGCTCGAGGGCCTGCTCGGCAGCCACAAGCCCTTCCTGCCGGAGATCCAGGACGTGCGCCCCCACGAGGGCCAGAAGGCCGTCGCCGCCCACCTGTTGCGGCTGCTCGCGGGCAGCGATCTGGTGGAGACGCACGTGAACTGCAGCAAGGTGCAGGACCCCTACTCCCTGCGCTGCATGCCCCAGGTGCACGGCGCGGCGCGCGAGGGGCTCTCCTTCGCCCGGCGCATCCTCGAGGTCGAGGTCAACAGCGCCACGGACAACCCGCTCGTCTTCGCCGACACGGGCCGCATCATCTCGGGCGGCAACTTCCACGGCCAGCCCATCTCGCTCGCCATGGACGTGACGGCCATGGCGCTCACCCAGTTGTCCTCCATCAGCGAGCGGCGCGTGGAGCAGCTCGTCAACCCGGCCCTGTCCAACCTGCCCCCCTTCCTCGCCAAGAACCCGGGCCTCAACTCGGGCTTCATGATCGCCCAGGTGACCAGCGCCGCGCTCGTCGCCGAGTCGCGCGTGCTCTGCCACCCCGCCTCGGTGGACTCCATCCCCTCCTCCGCCGGCCGCGAGGACCACGTGTCCATGGGCATGACCGCGGCGCTCAAGGGCCGCCAGGTGGCGGACTTCACCCGCACGTGCCTCGCCATCGAGTTGCTCGTGGCCAGCCAGGCGCTCGACTACCGGCTGCCGGTGAAGGCCGGCCGGGGCCCGCGCGCCGCGCATGAGCTGGTGCGCAGCCGCGTGCCCACCATGGAGAAGGATCGCGAGATCCACCGCGACATCGAGGCCGTCTGCGAGCTCATCGACTCGGGCCTGCTCCTGCAGACCGTGCGCCACGCCACCGCCTAGCCCACCCTCACGGCCCGGGATGACCTCCGGGCCTTCCACGGCATGACGCGTTCCCTCCGAGACCTGAGTCCTTTGCGCCTGGCGGTGCTCGTCCTGATCGCCGTGGCGGCCTACGTGGGATGGAGCACGTTCTGGTTTCTCACGGACGACGCGTTCATCACCTTCCGCTACATCAGCAATCACATGCGGGGCTGGGGCTATACGTGGAATCCGCCCCCGTTCCGCCCCGTGGAGGGCTACTCCAACTTCCTCTGGATGGTGCTGCTGGAAGGCATCTGGCGGCTGACGGGCGTGGAGCCGCCCGACGCCGCCAACCCCGTGTCCCTGCTGCTGTCCTACGGCACGCTCGCGCTGGGCTTCACCTGGGTGTGGCGCATGGCCCTGCCCCCCTCGCTCGAGCGCCATCGCTTCGCGCTCGCGGTGGTGGTCCTGGTGGGCGTGCTCTCCAACCGGACCTTCCTCGCGTGGATGAGCTCCGGGCTGGAGACGTCCCTCTTCATCTTCTGCACCACGCTCTGGATCGTGGCCACGCTCGAGCTGGACCGGGGCGGAGGGCCTCGTGCGCTCGCGGTGTCCTGCACCGCCGCGGCCCTCATCGCGCTCACCCGGCCGGACGGGCAGTTGATGGTGCTGGCCAGTGGGCTGCTCGCCCTGGGCTTCTTCCTGAGGACGCCCCCCCGGGGCCGCTGGGTGCTGGCGGGACTGCCCCTGCTGCTCGATGTCGCGCACCTGCTCTGGCGCCATGCCACCTATGGTGAGTGGGTCCCCAACACGTACTTCGCCAAGCACGTGGCGGCCTGGCCCGAGAGTGGTCTGCGCTATGCCCTGTCGTTCGTCCTGGAGTACGCGCTGTGGGTCTGGCTCATCGTGGGAATCGCCGCCACCGTGACCCTCCTCCGGAGCCTGGGCGGGCGGCGTGTCGTGAGCGCGGTGAGCGCGCGGCCCGGCGCGGTCGCGGTCGTGGCGGTGCTCGCGGCGCACTTCGCCTACTACACCCTCATCATCGGCGGGGATCACTTCGAGTACCGCGTCTACGCGCACCTCGTACTGCCCTTGTGGGTGTCCTTCGTGGGCTTCCTCGCGTGGCGGGAGGCCTCGGCGCGGAGCGCGGCGGCGGTGGGAGGCCTCTTCCTGCTGCTGAGCCTGCCCCTGCCCTGGGTCCACTACGCGCGCACGCACGAGCTGTCGACCCGCACGAGCACCCACAAGCTCTTCCAACCGGTGGCGGACGCGTTTCCCCCCGGAGCGCGCGCCTATGCCCAGCTCTTCGATGCGCAGCAGGCCTGGCTCATCCGCCACCTGGTGGGCCTGAGACATCAGGAGCACAAGGTCTTCTACCAGGTGCAACAGCAGAGCCTTCCCCCGCGCGAGGTCGGCGAGGAGTTGAAGTTCGGAGATCCGATGACTCGGCTCGTGCTGGTCTGGAAGACCGTCGGCGTGCCCGCCTGGGTGTTGCCCGAGGTGGTCATCCTCGACTACCTCGGACTCAACGACCGGGTGGTGGCGCGCACGCCCTTGAGCGCCGCCAGGCAGGAGAACCGGACCATGGCCCATGATCGCCATCCACCTCCGGGCTACTTCAAGTGCTTCGAGCCCAACCTGCGCTACCAGGAGGGCCGGTTCGTGGTGCTCCCCCGCGGCGAGCCCCTCACCGACGAGCGCATCCGCGAGTGCGAGGCCCGCTTCGATCCGACCCGCGCCGCCCCCGTCACTCCTTGAGTCCCGCCTCCTGGGCGATCTGCCGGGCGAGCACGGCGAAGTCCAGGTCCTGCTCGCCCCGGGCCCGGGCCGCGAGCCACCGGTCGCGCACCACCGAGGCGAACGGGAGCGGAACGGACAGCGCCTCTCCCGCCTC encodes:
- the hutH gene encoding histidine ammonia-lyase translates to MYRPRLLIDGDTLRLEEILQVAHNEATVELSPEAEACVRASRDLVERVAAGDAPAYGINTGFGTLAEVRIDKKDLSELQRNLILSHAAGVGTPMSLPEARALLLLRCNVLAKGFSGIRLETLKLALDMLNKDVVPVVPERGSVGASGDLAPLAHLALVFIGEGEAFYQGQRMPARQALERAGLKPVVLEAKEGLALVNGTQAMCAVGTLLQLRAESLAQVADIAGSMTLEGLLGSHKPFLPEIQDVRPHEGQKAVAAHLLRLLAGSDLVETHVNCSKVQDPYSLRCMPQVHGAAREGLSFARRILEVEVNSATDNPLVFADTGRIISGGNFHGQPISLAMDVTAMALTQLSSISERRVEQLVNPALSNLPPFLAKNPGLNSGFMIAQVTSAALVAESRVLCHPASVDSIPSSAGREDHVSMGMTAALKGRQVADFTRTCLAIELLVASQALDYRLPVKAGRGPRAAHELVRSRVPTMEKDREIHRDIEAVCELIDSGLLLQTVRHATA